In the Corynebacterium suedekumii genome, one interval contains:
- the uvrA gene encoding excinuclease ABC subunit UvrA gives MADRLIVRGAREHNLKGVDVDLPRDKMVVFTGLSGSGKSSLAFDTIFAEGQRRYIESLSSYARMFLGQMDKPDVDFIEGLSPAVSIDQKSTNRNPRSTVGTITEIYDYLRLLFARAGTAHCPECDAVIQRQTPQMIVDQVLDMEEGLKFQVLAPVVRTRKGEFVDLFADLASQGYSRVRVDGEVYQLSEPPTLKKQIKHDIDVVVDRLQVKASQKQRLTDSVETALQLADGLVVLEFVGLDEDDPKRFARFSEKLSCPNGHAIHIDELEPRTFSFNSPYGACPACDGIGTRTEVDVDLIIPDPDAPVIRSVQPWNASPNSSYFEKLIEGLAGALDFDPETPYSELTAAQRKALIHGTSTEVSVRYKNRYGRVRNWTAPFEGVMGYLHRKIDQVESEWSKERYLAYTREVPCPTCGGARLKPEILAVRLASTALGEKSIAGLTELSILDARDFLDSLVLGTKEEMIAGAVLKEIQARLQFLLDVGLAYLTLNRAAGTLSGGEAQRIRLATQIGSGLAGVLYVLDEPSIGLHQRDNQRLIATLQRLRDLGNTLIVVEHDEDTIKASDWVVDVGPRAGEYGGEVIYQGEPQGLYECEESLTGAYLSGRKVLGVPEQRREIDRDRELTIVGARENNLRNVDVTIPLGVLCCITGVSGSGKSTLINQILAKTLANKLNKARQVPGRAKRVEGVDQLDKLVQVDQSPIGRTPRSNAATYTGVFDKVRKLFAETTEAKVRGYKAGRFSFNVKGGRCEACQGDGTLKIEMNFLPDVYVPCEVCGGARYNRETLEVKYKGKNIAEVLDMPISEAAEFFEPISSIHRYLKTLVDVGLGYIRLGQSATTLSGGEAQRVKLASELQKRSNGRTVYILDEPTTGLHFEDIRKLMLVIQGLVDKGNSVLVIEHNLDVIKAADWVIDMGPEGGSGGGLVVAEGTPEDVAKVEGSYTGQFLAEVL, from the coding sequence GTGGCTGACCGCCTCATCGTGCGCGGAGCGCGCGAACACAACCTCAAGGGCGTGGACGTTGATCTGCCCCGCGACAAGATGGTCGTGTTCACCGGCCTGTCCGGGTCGGGCAAGTCCTCCCTGGCTTTCGACACCATCTTCGCCGAGGGCCAGCGGCGCTACATCGAGTCGCTGAGCTCCTACGCCCGGATGTTCCTCGGGCAGATGGACAAGCCCGACGTCGACTTCATTGAGGGCCTGTCGCCGGCGGTGTCGATCGACCAGAAGTCGACCAACCGCAACCCGCGGTCGACGGTGGGCACGATCACCGAGATCTACGACTATCTCCGTCTGCTCTTCGCCCGCGCCGGCACCGCGCACTGCCCGGAGTGTGACGCGGTGATCCAGCGGCAGACCCCGCAGATGATCGTCGACCAGGTCCTCGACATGGAGGAGGGGCTGAAATTCCAGGTCCTCGCCCCGGTGGTGCGTACCCGGAAGGGTGAGTTCGTCGACCTGTTCGCCGACCTCGCCTCCCAGGGTTATTCCCGCGTGCGGGTCGACGGTGAGGTCTACCAGCTGTCGGAGCCGCCGACGCTGAAGAAGCAGATCAAGCACGACATCGACGTCGTGGTCGACCGCCTCCAGGTCAAGGCCTCCCAGAAGCAGCGGCTCACCGACTCGGTGGAGACCGCCCTGCAGCTGGCGGACGGCCTGGTGGTGCTCGAGTTCGTCGGGCTCGACGAGGACGACCCGAAGCGGTTCGCCCGCTTCTCGGAGAAGCTGTCCTGCCCCAACGGCCACGCCATCCACATCGACGAGCTGGAGCCACGCACCTTCTCCTTCAACTCGCCCTACGGCGCCTGCCCGGCCTGCGACGGCATCGGCACCCGCACCGAGGTCGACGTCGACCTCATCATCCCGGACCCGGACGCGCCGGTGATCCGCTCGGTCCAGCCGTGGAACGCGAGCCCGAACAGCAGCTACTTCGAGAAACTCATCGAGGGTCTCGCCGGTGCCCTGGACTTCGACCCGGAGACGCCGTACTCGGAGCTGACCGCCGCCCAGCGCAAGGCGCTCATCCACGGCACCTCCACCGAGGTCTCCGTCCGCTACAAGAACCGCTACGGTCGCGTCCGGAACTGGACCGCTCCCTTCGAGGGCGTCATGGGCTACCTCCACCGCAAGATCGACCAGGTCGAATCCGAGTGGTCCAAGGAGCGCTACCTCGCCTACACCCGCGAGGTCCCGTGCCCGACCTGTGGTGGTGCCCGCCTCAAGCCGGAGATTCTCGCCGTCCGCCTCGCGTCGACGGCGCTGGGGGAGAAGTCCATCGCCGGCCTGACCGAGCTGTCCATCCTCGACGCGCGCGATTTCCTCGACAGCCTCGTCCTCGGCACCAAGGAGGAGATGATCGCCGGGGCGGTGCTCAAGGAGATCCAGGCCCGCCTGCAGTTCCTTCTCGACGTCGGCCTCGCCTACCTCACCCTCAACCGCGCCGCCGGCACGCTCTCCGGCGGAGAGGCGCAGCGCATCCGCCTGGCCACCCAGATCGGCTCTGGCCTCGCCGGCGTCCTCTACGTCCTCGACGAGCCGTCCATCGGCCTGCACCAGCGCGACAACCAGCGGCTGATCGCCACCCTGCAGCGCCTGCGCGACCTGGGTAACACCCTCATCGTCGTCGAGCACGACGAGGACACCATCAAGGCCTCCGACTGGGTCGTCGACGTGGGCCCGCGGGCCGGCGAGTACGGCGGCGAGGTCATCTACCAGGGTGAACCCCAGGGTCTCTACGAGTGCGAGGAATCCCTCACCGGTGCCTACCTGTCCGGCCGCAAGGTCCTCGGCGTCCCGGAACAGCGCCGGGAGATCGACCGCGACCGGGAGCTCACCATCGTCGGTGCCCGGGAGAACAACCTGCGCAACGTCGACGTCACCATCCCGCTCGGCGTGCTGTGCTGCATCACCGGTGTCTCCGGCTCGGGCAAGTCGACGCTGATCAACCAGATCCTGGCCAAGACCCTGGCCAACAAGCTCAACAAGGCCCGCCAGGTGCCGGGGCGTGCCAAGCGGGTCGAGGGCGTGGACCAGCTGGACAAGCTCGTCCAGGTCGACCAGTCACCGATCGGCCGCACCCCGCGCTCCAACGCGGCGACCTACACTGGTGTCTTCGACAAGGTGCGCAAGCTCTTCGCCGAGACCACCGAGGCGAAGGTCCGTGGCTACAAGGCCGGTCGGTTCTCCTTCAACGTCAAGGGCGGCCGCTGCGAAGCCTGCCAGGGTGACGGCACCCTCAAGATCGAGATGAACTTCCTGCCCGACGTCTACGTCCCCTGTGAGGTGTGCGGCGGCGCTCGCTACAACCGCGAGACCCTCGAGGTGAAGTACAAGGGCAAGAACATCGCCGAGGTCCTCGACATGCCGATCTCCGAGGCCGCCGAGTTCTTCGAGCCGATCAGCTCGATCCACCGCTACCTGAAGACGCTCGTCGATGTCGGCCTCGGCTACATCCGCCTCGGCCAGTCCGCGACCACCCTGTCGGGTGGTGAGGCACAGCGCGTCAAGCTCGCCTCCGAGCTGCAGAAGCGCTCCAACGGCCGGACCGTCTACATCCTCGACGAGCCGACCACCGGTCTGCACTTCGAGGACATCCGCAAGCTCATGCTCGTCATCCAGGGACTGGTGGACAAGGGCAACTCGGTCCTGGTCATCGAGCACAACCTCGACGTGATCAAGGCCGCCGACTGGGTCATCGACATGGGCCCCGAGGGCGGCTCCGGCGGCGGCCTCGTCGTGGCGGAAGGAACCCCGGAGGACGTGGCGAAGGTTGAGGGCTCCTACACCGGGCAGTTCCTCGCCGAGGTTCTCTAG